A window from Rubrobacter naiadicus encodes these proteins:
- a CDS encoding hydroxymethylglutaryl-CoA lyase yields the protein MRVEIVDVGPRDGLQNEEKTLPPKVRAELCDRLAAAGVSRIEAASFVNPKRVPQMAGAEEVMGKINRRPDTRYAGMALNERGYERATSSGVDEVRYAFPVTETFARRNQNMGVEEATEVATRLVRRAHSDGVRISVTLAVAFGCPFEGRVEPKTVLEIAERVGAARPDEIVLADTVGVGVPSQVGELVEGVHKLGITVGCHFHNTRNTGFANAVAAIEAGASVLDASVGGTGGCPFAPRSTGNIATEDLVYLLQGMGYETGIDLEALIDCAEWLASHLGKELPGQVYKAGAFEPVSG from the coding sequence ATGCGCGTCGAGATAGTGGACGTCGGTCCCCGCGACGGACTGCAGAACGAAGAGAAGACGCTTCCACCCAAGGTCCGCGCCGAGCTGTGCGACAGGCTCGCGGCTGCGGGTGTTTCACGAATCGAGGCCGCCAGCTTCGTGAACCCGAAGCGGGTACCCCAGATGGCTGGAGCCGAAGAGGTCATGGGGAAGATAAATCGCAGACCAGACACACGTTATGCCGGTATGGCCCTCAACGAAAGAGGATACGAAAGGGCCACGAGCTCGGGCGTGGACGAAGTGCGCTACGCATTTCCGGTGACCGAGACGTTCGCGCGGCGGAACCAGAACATGGGCGTGGAAGAGGCAACGGAAGTGGCCACCAGGCTCGTCAGACGGGCACACTCGGATGGGGTGAGGATCTCGGTGACCCTCGCCGTGGCTTTTGGTTGCCCGTTCGAGGGGCGTGTGGAGCCAAAGACGGTGCTGGAGATCGCCGAACGCGTAGGTGCCGCGAGACCGGACGAGATCGTACTCGCCGACACCGTAGGCGTGGGGGTGCCCAGCCAGGTTGGAGAGCTCGTCGAGGGGGTACACAAGCTAGGGATCACGGTAGGCTGCCATTTCCACAACACCCGCAACACCGGCTTCGCCAACGCGGTCGCCGCGATAGAGGCGGGGGCATCGGTGCTCGACGCCTCGGTGGGAGGTACGGGCGGCTGTCCCTTTGCACCGCGTTCGACTGGCAACATAGCCACAGAAGATCTCGTTTACCTCCTGCAGGGAATGGGATACGAGACCGGCATCGACCTGGAGGCTCTAATCGATTGCGCGGAGTGGCTCGCCAGCCATCTCGGCAAGGAGCTTCCGGGACAGGTATACAAAGCTGGGGCGTTCGAGCCGGTATCCGGTTAG
- a CDS encoding diguanylate cyclase → MKILVAEDDPVSRTILVRAVEKLGHESLAVSDGEEAWETYRKTPDLDVIISDWMMPGVDGIELCRRVRNDGREDYVHFIFLTALSDRDHLLEGFEAGADDYLTKPLDRAELQVRLAAAERVRDLYRRLEEKNAELERLKDEFFRQARRDPLTGLGNRRRMEEDLDLLQGQAERYGYSYCVALCDVDFFKAYNDHYGHPRGDWVLKNVARTLRESCRRGDALYRYGGEEFLVVLPGQRLESALSAAERMRAAVEGLAIPHEAREPPRVVTISAGVAPLPTKRGANVEEILGAADAALYAAKRSGRNRVCARGPEEAS, encoded by the coding sequence ATGAAGATTCTCGTTGCAGAGGACGATCCGGTATCCCGCACCATCCTCGTGCGGGCCGTCGAGAAGCTCGGGCACGAGTCCCTGGCCGTCTCGGACGGGGAGGAGGCTTGGGAGACGTACCGAAAGACCCCCGATCTGGACGTCATCATAAGCGACTGGATGATGCCGGGCGTGGATGGCATCGAGCTGTGCCGCAGGGTGAGGAACGACGGCCGGGAGGACTACGTGCACTTCATCTTCCTCACCGCGCTCTCGGATCGGGATCATCTGCTGGAAGGTTTCGAAGCCGGGGCCGACGACTATCTCACGAAACCACTCGATCGGGCCGAGCTACAGGTGCGCCTGGCCGCGGCCGAGCGCGTCAGGGATCTGTACCGTAGGCTGGAGGAGAAAAACGCCGAGCTCGAGCGGCTCAAGGACGAGTTCTTCAGACAGGCCCGCCGCGATCCCCTCACCGGTCTCGGCAACCGGCGGCGCATGGAGGAGGATCTCGACCTGCTCCAGGGACAGGCCGAGCGCTACGGGTACAGCTACTGCGTCGCGCTTTGTGACGTGGACTTCTTCAAAGCCTACAACGACCACTATGGACACCCCCGCGGGGACTGGGTGCTAAAGAACGTTGCCCGGACCCTCCGGGAGAGTTGCCGGAGGGGGGACGCCCTCTACCGCTACGGTGGGGAGGAGTTTCTCGTGGTCCTGCCCGGGCAGAGGCTCGAATCGGCGCTGAGCGCCGCGGAGCGGATGCGCGCCGCGGTCGAGGGGCTGGCCATCCCGCACGAGGCGAGGGAGCCTCCCCGGGTGGTGACGATCAGCGCCGGCGTCGCCCCGCTGCCGACGAAGCGCGGCGCGAACGTCGAGGAGATCCTCGGCGCGGCGGACGCGGCCCTCTACGCGGCCAAACGTTCCGGCAGGAACCGCGTCTGCGCCCGTGGACCGGAGGAAGCCTCCTGA
- a CDS encoding HD-GYP domain-containing protein, whose amino-acid sequence MNRYIYGLAGIAFGAVLIFQYAVGLRFGWISPLIGLLFALLVLCARYFPVGTRIGKVEFEVSDLAILMALALGGPLSGFMAAVPGAVYRDRQRTIFQSASYALQVLAASFVLGSTSGPLLLSPPDFGTTYVVGLLGAGVAMYVVESLSGYALLRIKYGTPPGEWMREILAPDTPSQAVLLATALLTSYATVRLGPVAAIALFGGSALALGLVRFVRDESKKVEELEDELSGLREERAQLHASNVAFAAKMVEKIGRKDHLTHLLAATSAVYAEDLAREFRLEESKIEKMKLAALLQDVGKVSLPDEVLLADPEKLTPEGRARLAEHPLHAEEILGSIPGYEESAQWVRWHHERIDGKGYPDGLRGEWIPLEAKILAAASHYASVVLTLRRAEDDGSMLEEARRELIDACDRELDGVVVRTLLRIIEREGEEYALGRGERFSFGLASAEQGGGSAKDGPGLRLISGGGGS is encoded by the coding sequence GTGAACCGGTATATATACGGGCTGGCCGGGATCGCGTTCGGGGCGGTGTTGATCTTCCAGTATGCCGTCGGTCTTCGCTTCGGCTGGATCTCGCCGCTCATCGGGCTTCTGTTCGCTCTTTTGGTCCTCTGCGCCAGATATTTTCCGGTAGGGACCAGGATCGGCAAGGTCGAGTTCGAAGTCTCGGATCTCGCGATACTCATGGCCCTGGCGCTCGGTGGTCCTCTGAGCGGGTTCATGGCCGCCGTACCCGGCGCCGTCTACCGGGACCGGCAGAGGACGATCTTCCAGTCGGCGAGCTATGCGCTGCAGGTGCTCGCTGCCTCCTTCGTCCTCGGATCGACCTCCGGGCCACTGCTCCTGAGCCCCCCGGATTTCGGAACTACCTACGTGGTGGGACTGCTCGGGGCCGGCGTGGCGATGTACGTCGTCGAGTCCCTGAGCGGCTACGCGCTGTTGAGGATCAAATACGGAACCCCGCCGGGGGAATGGATGCGAGAGATCCTGGCCCCGGACACCCCCTCGCAGGCGGTGCTCCTCGCCACCGCCCTCCTCACCTCCTACGCGACCGTCCGGCTAGGACCCGTCGCCGCCATCGCCCTCTTCGGCGGCTCGGCGCTCGCGCTGGGGCTGGTACGCTTCGTCAGAGACGAGAGCAAGAAGGTCGAAGAGCTCGAGGACGAACTCTCCGGGCTAAGAGAGGAGAGAGCGCAACTTCACGCCTCGAATGTGGCCTTCGCAGCGAAGATGGTCGAGAAGATAGGAAGGAAGGACCATCTCACGCATCTCCTCGCGGCCACCTCGGCCGTCTACGCAGAGGACCTTGCCCGCGAGTTTCGCCTCGAAGAGAGCAAGATAGAGAAGATGAAGCTCGCCGCCCTGCTGCAGGACGTCGGCAAGGTCAGCCTGCCCGACGAGGTACTGCTCGCAGACCCCGAAAAACTCACCCCCGAGGGGAGGGCACGCCTCGCCGAGCATCCCCTCCACGCAGAAGAGATCCTCGGCTCCATCCCCGGCTATGAGGAATCGGCCCAGTGGGTCAGGTGGCACCACGAGAGGATCGATGGGAAGGGATATCCGGATGGGCTCAGGGGAGAGTGGATCCCCCTCGAAGCGAAGATACTCGCCGCAGCCTCGCATTATGCCTCCGTGGTTCTCACGCTGAGACGCGCCGAAGACGATGGTTCCATGTTGGAGGAAGCCAGGAGAGAGCTCATCGACGCGTGCGACAGGGAGCTGGATGGGGTCGTGGTGAGGACGCTGCTCCGGATAATCGAGAGGGAAGGAGAAGAATACGCCCTGGGGAGAGGGGAGCGCTTCTCCTTTGGTCTGGCTTCCGCCGAACAAGGAGGTGGGTCCGCGAAGGACGGTCCGGGCCTCCGGCTCATCTCGGGCGGCGGAGGGAGCTGA
- a CDS encoding family 16 glycosylhydrolase — MKSRLVRTFLFGAVQLLLFAVITRADEGGFSDDFSRLNGDFWDVQDHVLGRGRLDPSNVGVEDGDLVITIPARTLNGGEVATKGLYGYGSYSVRMKVPRAPGSITGFFLYKSPDYQSEIDIEVYNDHSRRVLFTTYADGSRTNTREVRLPFDPTRGFHDYSFEYSPTSVTFCVDGRAMESFDAGLPRTTMHLMVNTWFPAWLKGKEPRHDASLHVDYVSYVPR, encoded by the coding sequence TTGAAGTCGCGACTGGTGAGGACATTCCTGTTCGGTGCGGTACAGTTGCTTTTGTTCGCGGTGATCACCAGGGCGGACGAAGGTGGTTTTTCGGACGATTTCTCCCGACTGAACGGTGACTTCTGGGATGTACAGGATCACGTGCTCGGGCGCGGACGGTTGGATCCGTCCAACGTCGGGGTGGAGGACGGCGACCTCGTGATCACGATCCCGGCGCGCACCTTGAACGGGGGTGAGGTCGCCACGAAGGGGCTCTACGGGTACGGGAGCTACTCCGTGAGGATGAAGGTTCCCCGGGCGCCGGGTTCGATCACGGGTTTCTTCCTGTACAAGAGCCCGGACTATCAGAGTGAGATAGACATCGAGGTCTACAACGATCATTCGCGACGCGTCCTGTTCACGACCTACGCCGATGGCTCACGGACCAACACGCGGGAGGTACGCCTGCCGTTCGACCCGACCAGAGGATTTCACGATTACTCCTTCGAGTACTCCCCCACTTCGGTGACTTTCTGTGTCGATGGGCGGGCCATGGAGAGTTTCGATGCAGGGCTGCCACGGACCACGATGCACCTCATGGTCAATACCTGGTTCCCCGCATGGCTCAAAGGGAAAGAGCCGCGGCACGACGCCAGCCTCCACGTGGACTACGTCTCCTACGTTCCCAGGTGA
- a CDS encoding GntR family transcriptional regulator, producing the protein METEISVAAGWRTGSHMKKHGSSNGVLEKLRHLILTGEYAPNERLIEEQLAERLGVSRTPVRQALTMLEAEGLVEIIPNRGAMVCSFSVEEVWDIYDLRAVLEGYAARRAAERMEESDLNLMRDLAAKMEDLAIRGAHDHEEEIRRLVALNNEFHGAVVEASRNRRLKRLVQRTVELPLVFKAFFWYTPHERVISNHYHRQILRALESRDGERAEIIMREHIYEGRDFVIKALKEEGVAQGSNGLKP; encoded by the coding sequence GTGGAGACGGAGATCTCGGTCGCTGCTGGATGGAGAACCGGAAGCCACATGAAAAAACACGGCTCTAGCAACGGTGTGCTGGAAAAACTGCGGCACCTGATCCTCACGGGCGAATATGCACCCAACGAACGTTTGATCGAAGAGCAGTTGGCGGAGAGGCTTGGGGTGAGCCGGACTCCCGTGAGACAGGCACTCACGATGCTGGAAGCCGAGGGACTGGTGGAAATAATCCCCAATCGTGGCGCAATGGTCTGTTCTTTCAGCGTCGAAGAAGTGTGGGACATCTACGATCTGCGGGCGGTGCTCGAAGGCTACGCCGCCCGAAGGGCAGCGGAACGCATGGAGGAAAGCGATCTGAACCTCATGCGCGATCTGGCTGCGAAGATGGAAGACCTGGCGATCAGAGGAGCGCACGATCACGAGGAAGAGATACGCCGGCTGGTGGCGCTCAACAACGAGTTCCACGGGGCAGTCGTTGAAGCCAGTCGCAACCGAAGGCTCAAGCGCCTGGTCCAGCGTACCGTAGAACTGCCGCTGGTGTTCAAGGCTTTCTTCTGGTACACGCCACACGAGCGTGTAATCTCCAACCACTACCACCGCCAGATTCTCAGGGCCCTGGAATCACGAGACGGAGAACGCGCAGAGATAATCATGCGCGAACATATCTACGAAGGACGCGATTTCGTAATCAAAGCACTCAAAGAAGAGGGCGTCGCTCAAGGAAGCAACGGCCTCAAACCCTGA
- a CDS encoding CaiB/BaiF CoA transferase family protein, with protein MNEPGGSNKPLDGVRVIEMGSLLAGPFCGQLLGDFGAEVIKVEPPGKGDPMREWGRHRKEGRTLWWPIIARNKKSVTLNLREEEGQELARRLIAEADVLVENFRPGTMERWGLGYDALKEINPGLVMVRVSGYGQTGPYRERAGFGAIGEAMGGIRHVTGFPDLPPPRVGISLGDSLAATFGALGALTALYHRDARGGRGQVVDVGIYEAVLALMESTIPEYVLTGHVRGRTGTVLPFVAPSNIYPTRDEDYVLIAGNADTVFRRLAKAVGRPEWAEDPRFATHHARGENMEELDALISEWTKQRTGDEVLRVMGEAGVPAGKVYTAKDMVEDEHYAARGNIVTVEDPEIGPFPMQNVVPRLTGTPGEVRWTGPALGQHNEEVYRGLLKLGDDELAALQGRGVV; from the coding sequence ATGAACGAACCTGGGGGATCGAACAAACCACTAGATGGAGTTCGGGTCATCGAGATGGGGAGCCTGCTCGCCGGGCCGTTTTGTGGGCAGCTGTTGGGGGACTTCGGGGCGGAGGTGATCAAGGTAGAGCCCCCTGGCAAGGGGGATCCGATGCGCGAGTGGGGCCGGCACCGCAAGGAGGGGCGCACGCTGTGGTGGCCTATCATCGCCCGCAACAAGAAGAGCGTGACGCTCAACCTGAGGGAAGAAGAGGGGCAGGAGCTCGCGCGCAGGCTCATAGCCGAGGCCGACGTACTCGTCGAGAACTTCCGCCCCGGCACGATGGAGCGCTGGGGACTCGGGTACGATGCTCTCAAAGAGATCAACCCCGGCCTCGTCATGGTGCGGGTCTCGGGCTACGGGCAGACCGGGCCCTACAGGGAGCGTGCGGGTTTCGGCGCGATCGGCGAGGCGATGGGCGGCATCCGGCACGTAACCGGTTTCCCGGATCTTCCGCCGCCGCGGGTGGGGATCTCTCTGGGGGACTCGCTCGCGGCGACCTTCGGGGCTCTCGGGGCGCTGACCGCCCTCTACCACAGGGATGCCCGGGGCGGTCGGGGACAGGTCGTGGACGTCGGGATCTACGAGGCCGTGCTGGCGCTGATGGAGAGCACGATCCCCGAGTACGTCCTCACCGGACACGTGCGGGGGCGCACCGGGACCGTGCTGCCGTTCGTGGCGCCCTCCAACATCTACCCCACCCGCGACGAGGACTACGTTCTCATCGCCGGCAACGCCGACACCGTGTTCCGGAGGCTCGCGAAAGCCGTGGGGCGTCCCGAGTGGGCCGAGGATCCGAGGTTCGCCACCCACCACGCCCGCGGTGAGAACATGGAGGAGCTGGACGCCCTGATCTCGGAGTGGACGAAGCAGCGGACCGGCGATGAGGTGTTGAGGGTCATGGGTGAGGCAGGTGTTCCAGCAGGTAAAGTGTACACGGCCAAAGACATGGTCGAGGATGAGCACTACGCCGCCCGGGGAAACATAGTCACGGTCGAAGATCCAGAGATAGGCCCCTTCCCCATGCAGAACGTGGTGCCGCGCCTCACCGGGACCCCCGGCGAGGTCCGTTGGACCGGCCCGGCCCTGGGACAACACAACGAAGAGGTCTACCGCGGCCTGCTGAAGCTCGGTGACGACGAGCTCGCCGCCCTGCAGGGAAGGGGGGTCGTCTGA
- a CDS encoding HEAT repeat domain-containing protein: MESTGFVWPAVLVIAGLNVLMMGMTVVLRMVRSVGGRRRQALLKEADALLEEVLAGESVPEGLNALATRDPDVLSEAMIRHLSLLRGAQRERLVELAAGLRLVDYYVGEISARSRWRRARAAENLGYLGGPEVVGPLSGLLSDGDETVRAVAARALARIGTPEAARILVRSLGDPSDLTRLRVAENLERLGPLAVEPLIERLRSGEERASAMAARILGNLRAREAAPALLQAARDGEGVDLRAQAVLALGRIGDPEYVPTLLAAARDQEWPVRAQAANALRMIGDVSAIPQLERMVSDREWWVRVNAARALASLGPAGEKALVRVLEGEDRFARDRAAAALESGGVTERIVRDLTRSDERGREARRVVRAMVAAGATRRLRRLLDDLPGDGRRELESMLRTGEEG, from the coding sequence ATGGAAAGTACGGGATTCGTGTGGCCCGCGGTACTCGTCATCGCGGGCTTGAACGTGCTGATGATGGGCATGACCGTGGTGCTCAGGATGGTGCGATCGGTCGGCGGGAGAAGACGGCAGGCGCTCCTCAAGGAAGCGGACGCGCTGCTCGAAGAGGTCCTCGCCGGGGAGAGCGTACCGGAGGGGTTGAACGCGCTCGCGACGCGCGACCCGGACGTGCTCTCCGAAGCAATGATCCGGCACCTCTCTCTGCTGCGGGGTGCTCAGAGGGAGAGGCTCGTGGAGCTCGCCGCCGGACTGAGGCTGGTGGATTACTACGTTGGGGAGATCTCCGCGCGCAGCCGCTGGCGTCGGGCCAGAGCGGCGGAGAACCTCGGTTATCTGGGCGGTCCCGAGGTCGTGGGGCCGCTCTCGGGGCTGCTCTCCGATGGGGATGAGACCGTCAGGGCCGTCGCGGCTCGTGCGCTGGCGCGCATCGGTACACCGGAAGCCGCGAGGATCCTGGTCCGCAGCCTGGGGGACCCCTCGGACCTCACCCGGCTGCGGGTGGCGGAGAACCTGGAGCGGCTCGGTCCCCTGGCCGTGGAACCCCTGATCGAACGCCTGCGTTCCGGGGAGGAGAGGGCCTCTGCGATGGCGGCGCGCATCCTCGGGAACCTGCGGGCTCGGGAGGCCGCGCCCGCGCTCCTGCAGGCCGCACGCGACGGCGAGGGCGTGGACCTGAGGGCCCAGGCCGTCCTCGCGCTCGGCAGGATCGGGGACCCGGAGTACGTTCCCACCCTGCTCGCGGCGGCGCGGGACCAGGAGTGGCCCGTGCGCGCGCAGGCCGCCAACGCCCTGCGCATGATCGGGGACGTCTCGGCCATCCCACAGCTCGAGCGCATGGTCTCGGATCGGGAGTGGTGGGTGAGGGTGAACGCGGCGCGGGCGCTCGCCAGCCTCGGTCCCGCCGGGGAGAAGGCGCTCGTCAGGGTGTTGGAGGGGGAGGACCGCTTCGCCCGGGACCGGGCGGCGGCCGCGTTGGAGAGCGGGGGCGTGACCGAGAGGATCGTCCGGGACCTCACCCGCTCCGACGAGCGCGGGCGCGAGGCCCGGCGCGTGGTCCGGGCCATGGTCGCCGCCGGGGCGACCCGGCGGCTGCGACGGCTGCTCGACGATCTGCCCGGCGATGGGCGGCGGGAGCTGGAGAGCATGCTTCGGACGGGGGAGGAGGGGTGA
- a CDS encoding hydantoinase/oxoprolinase family protein: MGYNVAVDVGGTFTDVLLFEERSGRLIEGKVLSTPDDPSRGVVEGIESVCKKLGVSFEDLNLFFHGTTVVTNMILTNTGSRVGLLTTKGHEQILLLARAWTPGPLYGWMSLVKPDPPADPTDTVGINERIGPDGGVLVPLDEEEVREAVKSLVERGVESLAIGFLNSYVNPAHERRTREIVRELYPDLSVSISSDIGQEYGEYERTLTTVVNTAVQPRTMLYMKNFEKSVRERRFGGALSIVRSDGGAMSTQAVAERPIQIALSGPSGGVTGAAYLAREIGVKNILTFDMGGTSTDVSLCLNGETPVRRDIQLGYFQFKSPAVDVHSVGAGGGSIAFVSASGALQVGPASAGADPGPAAYGRGGEEPTVTDANVVLHRIPPGVALGGTLQMDEEAARRAVGKVAERLGMGIEEAAEAILEIVNENMHAALRVVSVERGHDPREFGLVAFGGAGPMHANALGRLIRSRSVIVPPTPGVMSAFGFLSSDIQNEFPETYLRIAEETPASELKKTVERLIAQANEWLDGEGVEEDEKRFDLYADCRYYLQNIQIPCRFELDELSGEDSTFLRERFEEAHRQRYNFELPDSPLEIATVRVVGRGTIRGVSLVASEDGAGPDASEAMLRTEKVYFGGEWLKTPIYERSRLRPGHAVGGPAVAVQDDTTTVIEPGYRGAVDRFGNIRIEEA, encoded by the coding sequence ATGGGGTACAACGTTGCGGTCGACGTCGGTGGCACGTTCACGGACGTGCTGCTCTTCGAAGAAAGAAGCGGAAGGCTCATCGAAGGCAAGGTCCTCTCGACCCCCGATGATCCATCGAGGGGTGTGGTGGAAGGAATCGAATCGGTCTGCAAGAAGCTCGGGGTCTCCTTCGAGGACCTCAACCTCTTCTTCCACGGCACGACCGTGGTGACGAACATGATCCTCACGAACACCGGTTCGCGCGTGGGTCTGCTGACGACGAAGGGCCACGAGCAGATCCTCCTCCTCGCCCGCGCCTGGACCCCGGGTCCGCTCTACGGCTGGATGTCCCTCGTCAAGCCCGACCCGCCGGCCGATCCGACCGACACCGTGGGCATCAACGAGCGCATCGGACCGGACGGAGGCGTCCTCGTGCCGCTGGACGAGGAGGAGGTGCGCGAGGCGGTGAAGAGCCTCGTGGAGCGGGGTGTGGAGTCGCTCGCCATCGGCTTCCTCAACTCCTACGTGAACCCGGCGCACGAGCGGCGCACTCGCGAGATCGTGCGCGAGCTCTACCCGGATCTCTCGGTCTCCATCTCCTCGGACATCGGGCAGGAGTACGGAGAGTACGAGCGGACGCTCACCACCGTGGTGAACACGGCAGTCCAGCCGCGCACGATGCTCTACATGAAGAACTTCGAGAAGAGCGTCCGCGAGCGGCGCTTCGGCGGCGCCCTCTCCATCGTCCGCTCCGACGGCGGGGCGATGAGCACGCAGGCCGTCGCGGAGAGGCCCATACAGATCGCGCTCTCCGGCCCTTCCGGGGGCGTGACGGGGGCGGCGTACCTGGCGCGCGAGATCGGGGTGAAGAACATCCTCACCTTCGACATGGGCGGCACCTCGACGGACGTCTCCCTGTGCCTGAACGGGGAGACGCCGGTGCGCCGCGACATCCAGCTCGGCTACTTCCAGTTCAAGAGCCCGGCGGTCGACGTCCACAGCGTCGGCGCCGGAGGCGGCTCGATCGCCTTCGTCTCCGCGAGCGGCGCGCTGCAGGTCGGTCCGGCGAGCGCGGGAGCGGATCCCGGCCCCGCGGCCTACGGGCGCGGCGGCGAGGAGCCGACCGTGACCGACGCGAACGTGGTCCTGCACCGCATACCGCCCGGCGTCGCCCTCGGAGGCACGCTGCAGATGGACGAAGAGGCCGCCAGGCGCGCGGTCGGCAAGGTCGCCGAGCGGCTCGGGATGGGCATCGAGGAGGCGGCGGAGGCGATCCTGGAGATCGTCAACGAGAACATGCACGCCGCGCTTCGCGTCGTGAGCGTCGAGCGCGGCCACGACCCCAGAGAGTTCGGGCTCGTGGCCTTCGGCGGCGCCGGGCCGATGCACGCCAACGCGCTGGGTCGCCTCATCCGCTCCCGCTCCGTCATAGTGCCGCCGACCCCGGGCGTGATGAGCGCCTTCGGCTTCCTCTCCTCGGACATCCAGAACGAGTTCCCCGAAACCTACCTGCGCATCGCCGAGGAGACGCCGGCCTCAGAGCTCAAGAAGACGGTCGAGCGTCTCATCGCCCAGGCGAACGAGTGGCTCGACGGCGAAGGTGTGGAGGAAGACGAGAAGCGCTTCGACCTCTACGCCGACTGCCGCTATTACCTGCAGAACATCCAGATCCCCTGCCGCTTCGAGCTGGACGAGCTCTCCGGCGAGGACTCGACCTTCCTGCGTGAGCGCTTCGAGGAGGCCCACCGCCAGCGCTACAACTTCGAGCTGCCGGACTCGCCGCTGGAGATCGCCACCGTGCGCGTCGTGGGGCGCGGCACCATAAGGGGCGTGAGCCTCGTGGCGAGCGAGGACGGCGCCGGACCCGACGCCTCCGAAGCCATGCTTCGCACGGAGAAGGTGT
- a CDS encoding response regulator transcription factor gives MLSQQAKILVADDDRVVRRIVTVKLSGLGYELSEAEDGREVLDRIEGGNLPDLLIVDSLMPRVDGLSLVQTLRANPDRRISSLPVIMLTSRSSEKDVIEGLEAGLDDYVTKPFSPDELAARVRTVLRRREHASGG, from the coding sequence ATCCTGAGCCAGCAGGCGAAGATACTCGTCGCAGACGACGACAGGGTCGTCCGGCGCATAGTGACCGTCAAGCTCTCGGGGCTCGGCTACGAGCTCTCCGAAGCCGAAGATGGGCGCGAGGTTCTGGACCGGATCGAGGGTGGGAATCTACCCGACCTCCTCATAGTAGACAGCCTGATGCCGCGGGTGGACGGGCTGAGCCTGGTCCAGACCCTGCGCGCAAACCCGGATAGAAGGATCTCCTCCCTGCCCGTGATCATGCTGACCTCCCGCAGCTCGGAGAAGGACGTGATCGAAGGGCTCGAAGCCGGGCTGGACGACTACGTCACCAAGCCGTTCTCACCGGACGAGCTGGCGGCACGGGTGCGTACCGTCCTGCGGCGCAGGGAGCACGCATCCGGCGGGTAG